ACATATTGTAAACAAGGTGAGTGGCAAAGAGCTCGTCTATTTCAGGCACGAATTGATTTCGGCGTTGATTCTGTGGCAGCGCTATGAATACTTTGGCGGCAAATATTCCGCCGAGGATTTTCCTTATGAGATATTTGCCGTTTTGGGACATCACAAAGGGCTCGATAAAAAATGGCAAAGTTTTGAGAGAGAAAGAGAAAAACAGGCCGATAAAATTTCACGCGAAGCTTTAGCTTTTGCTCTTGCTGTTGAATTTCCCCATAAAGATTTAATAAAGGAGTTGCTGGACGGAATCTGTTTTGATGAGAACCTGTTTGCTTACAGGGAAGATACGAATGAAAATTGGGTAGAATATTTTTTCCGCCATCTCGACAAACATTTTAAGAGAACGTCGTTAGATAGATTAAAAGATAAAGACAGGCTGACGAGAATCTGTACGTTTGTCAGAGGGGTGCTTTGCTATTGCGATTGGCAGGCATCGTCGTCGGGAAGCGAAAGATTGAGCTTTTCTCACGGCTATGACAGCGAAATAATGGAATCAAAGATAAACGCCGCCATGCTTGCAGAGAATGGAAAACCGTTTATTAAAAGGAATTTCCAGTGCCGGTGCTGTCGGAAAAAAGGAAATGTGCTGGCTATCGCACCGACTGGAAGCGGTAAGACTGAGGCGGCCTTGTTATGGGCGACGTGCGTAGCGTCGAATAAAATTATCTTATTGATGCCGACGAAGGTTACCTCCAATAGTCTGTATGAGCGGATGATAAAATACTTTGCCGAGGCAGACTGCGGCATCACCCATTCAGGCGCGGCGATGTATCTTTCCATGTCTAAAGGCGATTCTTATGGGGCTTCTGATGAAGAGCACGGAGATGTATTTAAGCTCTTGAATAAATATCGCACTTTTATGGCACCGGTCACAGTCGCTACGGTTGATCAACTGCTTTCGGCCAATTTCAGAGTGGGACACTGGTATCTGAAAGAAATTGCGACGTTGGGAGCCTCCGTTATCTTTGATGAAATACACTCTTACGATCCATATATGCTTGGCCTGATAACGAAAAGTATCGAACGTATCATGCGTATGCAAGGGCGTGTAATGGTGATGAGTGCCACAATGCCAAGGGCACTGAGGGAACACTTTCAGGATTTGTTGGGCGTAGATGAACCGATAACAGCCGATGAATTGATGGGACGCAGTAATTGCACCTGGGAATATACCGACAATAGCATCGAAGGGTACATGGCTGAGATAAAAGATGCGCTGGCGGCGGGGCGGAAGGTCGCTGTCGTGGTAAATTCCATAGGCAGGGCGCAGGAGCTATATAGGATGTGGGAACGCGAACTTGAAGGTACCGAGTTGGCGGATAAGATCATGTGCTATCACAGCGCCTTTATTATGCGGGACCGCATTGCGAAGGAAGAGAAGCTGATAGGTACCGGCAAACGCGATGAATATGGCAGGCCGAAAGAGATATCTCTCATCATCGCAACGCAGACGATAGAGGTATCGCTCGATATCAGTTTTGACTATATGTACAGCGAACTGGCGCCGCTGGACAGCCTTATCCAGCGGGCGGGAAGATGCAACAGGAAGGGAAATATTGAGGGAGCTAGGTTTATTGTATTTCCAATAAGCGACGTAGCCCAGAAATATGTATATAAAGACGCTGTCGCCATTATTGGCAAGACTGATGAGATATTGAGGAAACGGCAAGGTAAACTGAGCGAGAATGAGATCGGAGCAATGCTCGAAGATGCCTACCAAAACTACAGCTTTACCGACCATAAGGATTACAAGACGGCGCGTGATAATATAGAGGTGATTTGGGATGAGAGGGCGCCAATATTTGATACGGTTGATTACAATGAAGAGTGCGTGACTCGTCTCATAAGTTATGTCAAGGTACCGATAATTCCACAAAAGTTTTATGGTGAAGTTACAGAACTCTGTCGTAGCGGTGAAAAGAAGGATAAACTGAAGGTCGCGCTTTATGAGGTGCCTGTTGGAATGAAAACCTTGAAGCTATTTAACAATAAAAAA
The window above is part of the Cloacibacillus evryensis DSM 19522 genome. Proteins encoded here:
- a CDS encoding CRISPR-associated helicase/endonuclease Cas3 yields the protein MTRYYAKPLVGEEGSYEYHVTRCLEVANNFFKVNRQAIESFCQINGLSCDVMKRICFMAIFLHDLGKLGTSFQNRMEHIVNKVSGKELVYFRHELISALILWQRYEYFGGKYSAEDFPYEIFAVLGHHKGLDKKWQSFEREREKQADKISREALAFALAVEFPHKDLIKELLDGICFDENLFAYREDTNENWVEYFFRHLDKHFKRTSLDRLKDKDRLTRICTFVRGVLCYCDWQASSSGSERLSFSHGYDSEIMESKINAAMLAENGKPFIKRNFQCRCCRKKGNVLAIAPTGSGKTEAALLWATCVASNKIILLMPTKVTSNSLYERMIKYFAEADCGITHSGAAMYLSMSKGDSYGASDEEHGDVFKLLNKYRTFMAPVTVATVDQLLSANFRVGHWYLKEIATLGASVIFDEIHSYDPYMLGLITKSIERIMRMQGRVMVMSATMPRALREHFQDLLGVDEPITADELMGRSNCTWEYTDNSIEGYMAEIKDALAAGRKVAVVVNSIGRAQELYRMWERELEGTELADKIMCYHSAFIMRDRIAKEEKLIGTGKRDEYGRPKEISLIIATQTIEVSLDISFDYMYSELAPLDSLIQRAGRCNRKGNIEGARFIVFPISDVAQKYVYKDAVAIIGKTDEILRKRQGKLSENEIGAMLEDAYQNYSFTDHKDYKTARDNIEVIWDERAPIFDTVDYNEECVTRLISYVKVPIIPQKFYGEVTELCRSGEKKDKLKVALYEVPVGMKTLKLFNNKKCVMPPDLAYLDIYEIPYDEKIGVPSNNDDPLLY